The genomic DNA TTTCTTATATGACAACCAGTATCATTTATTCCCAACTGCAGGAGGAAAGCCTTTCCTAGCAGTGCCTAATTGTCCCTGTTTTGCCACAGCTAACTTCATTTACGGCGCCAAATGTCCTATCTAATCGCGCCACATGACCTGCCGTTGttgactgcgctttccttccacTGATACCTTCTCTTAATCCAATTAACCGCCGGTAATCTCCTGTACGCATTAAATGGCCACGACCCAATTCCCCCTTACTCATCTTAAAGGCCATCAGCAATAATCATATTCCCTCACAaagcatcataatcagatcggggttttggcatgCAGTATACCCCAGAATTTAATGTTAATCACTACAATATTTTTTGGGTCGCACGAGAACACTGAGTTCTTGCGTAAATGTAGACGTTTGGAACAGTCTCTATTCAATATGTTTCGTTCAAACTACGAGCGAATGCATCACGATAAAGCTCGCAAAAATAGAAGTTTCTTATACCGAAactgaggaggaggaataaacggtCATTGTGCGAAAcggcgagaaagtgtcctttcttcgctctaggtgggcggctctctcagtCCGGAGTacgagtaaaacatctttattaataatatctgaatggcgagagcagtgtgggaggaaccctcagccCAGGGTCCCTGAGATGATtgcggcgatgtttcgagcccgttgtatcactgctcggaggacctcgggaggtccgtcgcggagggcatcgtcccacagctctttgttgcgtagggggtaaaggGGAGTTGGCAAGGGAGGGAAAAAGCGCATGCCGCGACCccggcccggtccaccagactttgCTGATCCTCCAGGCTCCGTGCCGTTAACGTTGCCTCCCACGTTTATTCGATGGCTTGTGGTGGTTCCGAAGCTTCATTTTGATGGTTTTCGTCGCGCTGTAGGCACGCGGGCACCATGTGCTGGAGGGTGTCTGGTGCATCACAACATCGGCACAGGTGTGAGAGTTTTTTGGGGTGCATCCGGTGCATCATAATTCGATGGATATATGTATCCGCTTGTAGTCTGCGTATAGGGCGGTGGcttcttgcttaattttggatgttgTAGCGGATAGTGTATTCTTTGCAGTCGGTAGTGctgcaatattacggcgtagtgGATGGGAGTGTATACcgaaaccacacacacacacacacacacacacacacacacacacacacacacatcatatatatatatatatatatatatatatatatacagtaaaagctcgttaattcgaacttcaataattcgaatttatggataattcgaactgtacgatttggtccggccgagctccacagaagtctatgtataaaaaagtccgttaattcgaacgcgagacgcttccctcacggataattcgaactacgctcgcctggcacacggccagagaaacgcgcttactgcctacacccaaggctgcattgcctccgaaacggagagaacggcgagagaaggcaaaatcggaaaaaaatctaaccgacgcagggtcagccagaaggcagcggcggctgccgcctctccgttctacgtaacctccgagacttcttgcccgttgcgaatctcggaggctttgcaaatcttgtacagctgctaatgttgtgtggagatggcacggcaagcgccaaaacacagcgaatcaagtacgtcgcagctgcgcttgcaatcaagaaccaacgaatcagggccttcgccaccttcacatgttcagcgtctttgtctcggtagtcttcatcggttgtgcgcttctgttcagcttaggaggtatcggccgtcgcgattcattgtgctggtgttaagcctcggctaacgttcgtttcggtggtcatcggtggtgtggcacagtcgaacccagagcttcgacttgaaggtggcgtgtgcccgcggcacacaccACCACTTTCTGACACGCAAATTTCTTACATGCCCTACTgattccaaatcgcagtgtactgttgctctcgttcactttcgttagttcgaactttcgttaattcgaactgaagcggcttccccttgcggttcgaattaacgagcttttactgtatatatatatatgtatatatatgtatgtatatatatatatatatatatatatatatgtatatatatatatatatatatatatatatatatatatatatatatatatatgtataaagaaATAATCCTCAGAATTATTTCGAAGTGTATACTGCTTTAAACGTTACCGGCTACAGTTTCTAAATTGCAACATATGGCGTAATTAGTTTAGAAGGTAATcagaatttttgttaattactgAAATattcacgttatttttttttctgcgaataATGTCTATCTCTGCGAGTGATTAAGCTCAGCAACTAAAATTGTGCTACATGTCATGGATTATTTTTAAAAACTCTGTTAACGATAAAACGCCCGGGCTTCCGGTCAACGGGATCTCAACGGCGACCAAGAAAATAAGTTCTATTCATCAGGAGTTCCGTTTGGCGAGGCATTGAGGTCAATGGCGTACAGAAGTGGCACCTTTAAAAGGGGGCAGGTATTTGGTTGCCAACAGCAGATAACAGATGCAGTATATATTCGGTTGCAGAGTATTTTCTTACAAAGTTTCTACTTTGTAAAAATGTATAAAGCAGCCGTTGATTAGAACAAACAGCGCAAACACAATACAAAAAACGTCATTTCGTCAAAAAAATGTGCATAGACGTTTTAGCGAAGCTAGAAGTAATCCGTAACTATGAGAATGCACATTATTTGATACCTGTAATGTCGTTCACAGATGGACTTCCGGTCAACTTGGGAGCATTTGAATGAGAAACAACTGAGACCTGATTATCTCTGGCGCGTGGCCTGACAACGACAGTAATGAAATAGAGAAGCAGCGCCGagtcaaatttaaaaaaaagaagaaacgaagaagaacaaagaaaaaagggAAATTTTAACAGGCCCAGAAATCGTTCTAAATTGATGTAAACATAATGACGTCATCCAAAGAATGATTTGGCTTTCCCAAATCAAGATAACAAACTTGTAGCTGTCTAAAGGCAAGGTATCGCTATTGAATGACTGGAGATGATTGAGCGGTAGTTGACTATAGTAGATGCGTCCGCTCAGCAACTGGAACCGAATTAACAGAGCTTTTGGTCTGCGAGTGTTATTTGCCCTTGGCTTGCCGCCTTCACTAATAATGTGACCCCACATCTAGATCGCCTAAAAACTTTCTCTTACGACCAATTCTATCGTAAGACCTCTTACGTGAATATGCTCCTGCTCCTAATAAGCAACTGCGGCTCCCTtgcagcagaatcattcggaACAGTCATCGCTCGCGTCCGGCTTTTTTTCCATGTCAACTCCAACAAGTGTTTTAGCCTTTATATTTGAACATGAAAGAATATTCCTGCAGCTTCGAATAGAGAATTCTCGAATCGAGCGAAAATCAAACATCAAAGACTATCCGACTCGTGTTCAAAATTTCAAATAGGTGGTCACACACCCCTAAATATCATTATGCAGTACACAAAAACGATACACAAGTTACCTACCAGCAAAGATCAGCACAGTTAAAAGGATAACTGAAGAAATAAGGGTATGTAAGAACGCGATGACCTCGGGAATTAACATACATATACTACAGTACAAGTGACTTAAAGACCAACTGCGActaaatttcactttggctaaatttgttATAAAATAGTAGTTTATAAGCCACTGAAtcaatcttggcaaagccgcaGGGCTGGTAACTGCATAGTTTTcttgttagcagcctttaaacagcacctaagcagatgacGAGTGCACCTAGTGGTTGTCGCTATGACGCAAGTCCTAGCACGCTGCGTCCGAGATCTCAGGGCTTCCCAGATGGCCGCGGTCGCCACCTTGTCTCGGAGGTCATGCCTAGGAGAGAGAAAAGTTGCATAGAAacgcagggaagttaaccagaggtaaTTCGAGTTGGCAACCCTGAGGGGAAAGAGAAGGGGGATAAAAGCAAACAGAGCggaatggagagagagaggggcgagCACAAACAAACCGTGTACGTtgtagagcggtagggggcggcgtccTTAAAGTCTGTTTTTTGGAAGCAATGGCGTTGAGCTTTTAGTTCTggtagtggacgattgtccaattggttcagcactctgcacatcacttttCTCTGGGCACtttatcgcgggcagacacagataatgtgtgtgaGAGTTCCATcgctgctgcatgtgtcgcacttggggctgttggccattccaaaaAGAAAAGCATAAGAAATTGTCAATGCTACGCtgtcacagagtgcatgcccgcgcccctctcgAGTGGGCCGACATTGCCTCCGCAGCCGCAGCGCTGCTTGCACGGCGatgagggagagcgctccccattgtccccgaacccgcccgacgggttgaCCACGTGGGTCGCCTGAGCGCGAcggagggacgaggcggctcggcgagcggcagagcagcttggaggacgaaggagcggggtcgtgcaccgggagacagctgaagatgtggtcggcaggctgagatctccaggccgaagtcttcgccggtcgagcgacagacggtgcaagtccgtcaggatcttcggcagcgaggtagcagcagcccgacgctcttcagatcgggatctcggcaagcacgccccagataagccttgtgttccaggccgctctcagaactttccgccggactctcttttctaatcgcatttaatctttcatttgtttatccatcGAGTGTTGTTTCTTATATGTTCTGTGTTAGTGTAGTGGTTGCCGTGTCTATTGCcacgtgtatttttcatttttgtcgcGTATTTTGTTTAATATTTCGCGAGTGTAGGATtccccacgtggtgggcttagtgtcgcgcgagcggcgtcagggcgtgtgttgtgtgacccgcacgccttccgcgaactAGGCCCCACTGCTGGCGATTTGTATGTCCTTTTTTCGAgtatgtctcgcgcatgattttattgtattaaattgagtgtgtgtgttgtacgacgtcgcctcccgtctcatccctctggttcacggtcgatcaggcgtggaccttatcgcaggtcagcagtcgaaccctcaataaacgcacgcggggtgggtttgttgtcgtcCCATCCCCTCCTGTTCGGAGAGTGCGACTAGCTCACCATCAATCTTTGGcatacgcctagccacagacagtACAgtatggtctgttcacgtcgtggtgaCCCAGGCGGTAGATGCATATGTatatccggagacaacgaacgcaagcGGCGCATGGTGAAAACTTTCGAGTCCCAtaggggcaaagtacattcagGAGACAGCAATCGCAGCCCAGcagcagcgtctgttcgcgaaagcgaaatcaaaacacattgaccactttcatgtgcagatcgggcggcttcgtcggcgtggtcattcccgctgatgctgcaacgtcctggaagccattgaaaggcTACGTTGTGTACCATGTCATGCCGAGGAGCCGCATGCTATATCCCATGCGTCAATTCCGGCGACGGGTAATGGCGgcgtttttttctttagtttcgaTATCAAAAAGAGCTATTTTTGCGAACTTATTGTGGTGCTTCCAATTGGATTTCAAAAGGAAATTTTTGCATGGAGGCTCCTCTATACCTACATTatcttaaacattttttttttcacgttgtcTAAACTGCCGCGCTTTGTTGAAGGATCGTCGAGTAGCCGCATTGTGTCGAACCTGCAAAACTGGCTGCCTCCTGCGCCACCATCCCAACAGGAAACCTGGCAGAGTCGGCGTCTGCTAAGACAGCTCGAACGAGCTCCGCGCTGCGACACCAAACTTCGTACGCCGTCTCCTCGTCGAGGACCTTGCGGGACCAGGACGATTCCCGACAGGATACGAAGTACTTTCCGGTGACGTCACGCAGGCCTGGCGAGGACGCGAGGTAGACCGAACCCCGCGCTCCCTTGCGAGGGCTCTGCAAGAAAACGAAGCGAAGGATTAGCAGACTTTGCTAAGCGTTGGCTCATAAAACGTATTTGGCCCATCTGCCGAGACTTTATCggtgtttgtctgcgtagtctcTCGACAATCTACAGACGACGAGCgaagcgagaacaaggtaaaagcgggagccaacgtttcgacaagtggacttgtctttttcaaggcgacgtaCAGTCAAGAcgaaagacaagtccacttgtcgaaacgttggctcccgcttttaccttgttctcgcggtcttgaatttccacctcccGCCTTCCTCTCGTTTTTATTGAACAACCTATAGAGATATACTATGTGCTGTCTAGATGGCAGAGAGTAGTGCTTGTTAAACAGCCTAGCCAGTACAGGTTTGTTTTAAAAGAACCGGCACTAGAGAAAGCACATTAAGACTAAACTTGTCTGCGCAGGTGTCTGTGACGTCACACACTCTGCCCACTTGCATACGTCACATCTAGCTTAGCGTTGTCAGGGAGCAGCTTTAAGGTTTCATGTTTCATGCTGCCAGACGGAGTTACTATCGCGAACCATTTTTTGCGTCATATCGGGCACTCTGCAGTAGGTAGGTAAATTACCGCCTCGCCTTGTCTTGTTTTCGTAGCCACACCACATGGATAGAGGAGGACGTCCGAACGGAATATGTTGTAGTCGCATTGCTAGCCCTCTTCCAGTGGTTGCCCCAGTGAGAGAACGTGGGGGATTTAAGTTTTAAAGCTAATATATATTTGGTTCTTTCAGCCGTTTCAGTGGTTGGTATAGCTTGTCGGAAAAAGGCAAGGAAAACGTTCATTCGCGCGCTCCCTCGTTCGTTCTTCGTTCATTTGTTCATTCCCTCAATCGTTCGCTCCTTCATTCGTTCGTTCCCGCGGTCACTTGTTCGTTCAGTCTTCTTCGTTCActcgttctttcttttcattcGCTCGCTCtttcgttagttagttagttagttagttagttagttagttagttagttagttagttagttagttagttagttagttagggCTAtacgcttacattgacaatcatcgtcgttGGTATCGGCACGATTTTTTTGTTGTTCCTACACATCGTTTCTTTCTGCAATATTCCGCAATAGCTCGCTGAACATTTATTGCGCAATGTTTCTGCTACCTGCGTCCGGGCCCTGGACACGCGTGACCGGCGGTGATTGAATTTTCGCCGAATGCGACGTGGCCAGCGGATATGACGTCACACGCGTAATCGCGGGTCCTCGAGGGTGTTTTGCAGAATGCTCACCGTTCCGAACGTGTGGAGGAACGAGTTCCAGAGAAAATGGCGCACACCCGGTTCTTTCTGGTTGATGGTAGTCGCCACTACACCCGGATGGACCGCGTTGCACGTCACCTCTGttaaaaaaagacgaaaaaaagaatatatatatatatatatatatatatcaccaggctgatgatgatgatcatcatcatcatcatcagcctggttacgcccactgcagggcaaaggcctctcccatacttctccaacaaccccggtcatgtactaattgcggccatgccttccctgcaaacttcttaatctcatactcccacttaactttctgccgccccctgctatgcttcccttcccttgggatccactccgtaacccttaatgaccatcggttatcttccctcctcattacatgtcctgcccatgcccatttctttttcttgatttcaactaagatgtcattaactcgcgtttgttccctcacccaatctgctcttttcttaccccttaacgttacacctatcattcttctttccatagctcgttgcgtcgtcctcaatttaagtagaactcttttcgtaagcctccaagtttctgccccgtaggtgagtactggtaagacacagctattatatactttcctcttgagggataatggcaacctgctgttcatgatctgagaatgcctgccagacgcaccccagcccattgttattcttctgattatttccgtctcatgatccggatccgccgtccctacctgccctaagtagatgtattgccttacgacttccagtgcctcactgcctatcgtagattgctgttctcttccgagactgttaaacattactttagttttctgcagattaatttttagacccactcttctgctttgcctctccaggtcagtgagcatgcattgcaattggtctcctgagttactaagcaaggcaatatcatcagcgaatcgcaagttactaaggtattctccattaacctttatccccaattcttcccaatccaggtctctgaatacctcctgtatatatatatatatatatatatatatatatatatatcgatcaGTAGCTTGAAGTGCGCACGATGACAATGACAGCTTGCGCAATTAACCGTGATAACAGTGCCCTCCGTATACGTAAATCAGAAATTTGCCACATACAGGACGTGAGAACCGTCGACGGCTATAGCCCCAGATGACTAATTAAcgttgatggtgtgaatatgtcCTCAATAAATGGTCTCCAAAAAGAAAGACCGCTCTTACCGAAAGGCTATAGCATCAGCTAGCGCACTTGCACAGGTGAGGCCAGTTACGGCGTCTTCGGCCTCCACGACCTCCCCCGAGGCCGCCATTGCctctgcatatcatattgaccgcaaataagacggggacagagggagagaacacataaacagcacgagcggtaactttcaactgttttattcacagcaacccgtgggcatatataggcaaaaagaacatgcgcagatcgcagcaaacaagaatacaGTTCCCGTGATTctaaaggaaggcaaggttgtggtaagaaccacaccaagccgtatgcaaaatgcaatgtaggagttgtgtacgaaatccccctggcgtgtggcaagtcctacatagggcagactggacggtgccgAAATGATGGAGCCAGGGAACATGAACAATtgaaagttaacgaaagatgaattggcgcacttacctgcgcactgcaatgcctgtcgctgtgcacctctttatgaggagataaagattctggggagaagccatgaccagactgcacgtgaactgatggaggcttatcacataaaaaagaaaggccaagactgtgttagcgatacctccattaggttgtttcaatcggaaatagatttttttgataattggttgccacgctaagctgatgtgtattcttgtttgctgtgatctgcgcatgttctttttgcctatatatgcccacgggctgctgtgaataaaacagttgaaagttaagggcaagatatagtccggcgtaacgcgcgcgcgcggccacgcgcgtcgcggttaagcgacgtcggtgaaaaacgcgcactctacagttcggcgtcacggcgtagccggcgcagccggcgtgcccaggcgcgcttggcgaactcaacgccgccggcgcggagatagagcgtgttctatttcacgcggctgacgctagaccagaatgcactgcgcgctgtagcggcagcgagcagaaggcagaatggcggcctgcgatgcgcgtactgacagtgcgcctgtggttttttcaacatctgtgggtgatgacagcgcgagtgaggacgcctgcttgaagcgattagcaaccatccatgtgtatacgatgtgcaacgcatggaccaccgcgacacagagcggaagAACCACGCGtaggaagctatacgaaagcagtgtggtctcgccacaggtaagctgcatttcgcagctcctgtactagctggtggtagtcgccgagttgagggcgcttgtcgaatagctttcgcatgtacatacatggtccgcttccgtttttgacgtagccgaagtactagcaatatgagtgcgatgttctggctgtcaggcatggcggccgcatttcggtgggggcgaaatgcgaaaaacacccgtttgcttaggcttaggtacacgttaaagaaccccaggtcagaaagaaagtggttttcgcacggaaagccttgttgttttttttctggctgtcaggacaagttaacgccatcccgcaaaagttttcattttagcgcacaaacagcgcgcggaacgagaagcgcgcgctacccgaacggcgagggtatatgcaagacgcgcatgcgccatgtaaacagctgttcgccgcggcgaagttgcgctcccggacgcacagatggcgccagcctcgagctgcgcgtgctgcgcgcgcgcgccgaactctagaggaagcaaatttcttgcacccctggcgtagctagcgcagcgtatccgacttcgcctgccgcggcctggcgcgccgagaacgccggactatatcttggcctttaccgcccgtgctgtttatatgttctctccctctgtccccgtcttattcgcagtcaatatgatatgcagtaaataccaactaggccaaagtgaagttcttccaTTGCCTCTGAGTTCCAGAGTGCGGAAGCAGAGTGTATAGGCTCCCTCGGGGGACGGCTATACCAGCGGCGGCGTCCGAGTAAGAGCACAGGACAGGGGGCAAACGACAGTGGGGTGGCAATCCCCACAGAGCCGGTGTACGAGCGGTTAATTGCATCCATCGCTTGCGTAAACAGCCACATATATAGCAGCGACCGCAAGACGAAGCCCTGCACGGGGCTCGCGAACCGCACCTTCGACAAACGCACCGGAGGCCACGGGAGTCGAACGTATAGCGCGGTGACCAGAGGTGCGCAGACAGTTATATAGGCACAGGTCTCGCGCGCGGCTCATTCATCTCCGTGCGAACGACATATACTCATCATGAGTCCTCAACAAATGATCTCCCAAAAAAAAGACCACTTTTACCGAAATGACATAGCATCAGCTCGCGCACTTGCACAGGTGAGGCCAGTATACGGAGCCTTCGGCCTCCACGACCTCCCCCGAGGCCGCCATTGCCTCTGACACCAGTTTCAGAGTGCGGAAGCAGAGTGTATAGGCTCCCTCGGGAGACGGTATACCAGTGGCGGCCTCATATACTCGACATATACTCGAAGCCTTCCCATGGCCGTGCGCTCATCAGACCACTAGCGACGGTACACGACGATCTCGTCTGACGGCGATATTGTCATGGACGAGAGCTTCATTGAAGACAAAGGGTGTCAGGAACGAGAAGGCGATGCTTTACCATGTTGTGGACCAACGGGGGTGGGCAGAGGGTCACCACCGATGTACCAGGCAACCAGCATCGACGATCAGAGCCACGGAAATTACGCTCTTAACTGCGGCTTGGCAGTTTAGCGCTCCCAAAATGCTGTACGCAGTATACGCCTCTGAGAGGCGGAGTGTTGAGGGATTCGCGTCAACAATGGTACGTCTCAGGAAGTTTCGCCTTTCCTCGTCATTTACTTTCTATCAGTCCGAAAAATTATTTACGACTGGCATATAATCCACCGAATCCTTGGCGAATGTACGACAGTGGGCATAATACTACATGTTCACCGAACAACAACGACGACATTAACGATGACACAACGACctcgacaacaacgacaacaactacTACTGCTATCGATGTACAAGGCAGTAGATGATTAATTGAAGCCGCTGACGCGTTTAAACCACCTCAGTAGAGGAGATGGTGTCCGTATGGGGGCGCTGTATTGGCTTTGCTTGTAAATTCGGTTgggggagttcatagtgtttttgttttcttttttagcctaggtaggacattaagcagtatgatagcaagagcttggtggcgcaacccaccaccccgttccaaagggaacgctcatagcattcattcattcattcattcattcattcattcattcattcattcattcattcattcattcattcattcatccatccatccatccatgtagaGCGCCTCAATGCCACGCTTCTCCAGGAGGCGGCGCTGACATCAAGGCACCCTAAAGTCCCTTGCTTTAGGCACCCTTTAGGCACCCAGGCGCCTAGGGCTTAGGCACCCTAGGCGCCTGTGCTCACCGGTTCCTTGGAGTTGGCGTGCCAGCTGGACGCTGAACAAGTTGAGCAAGAGTTTGCTACTGGCGTACGTTGATTCGACGCCGGGGTACTCGATGCTAGCGCCGCCACCTCCGGGAGCCTCCAGCTGCTCCCACGGTATGCGGCCCAAGCGGTAGAGCGACGACGTCACGTTCACCACTCGACTTGGTCCGCTGCGTTTCAAAAGGTCTGCGTCGTGCGAAACGAAGTAAGTGTGTCAGCGTGAAAGTGTCGGTTAGCTTATAATTTTCAAGCGGGAACAACGCTAAGCACAATGATTAAGTGACAGACGAAgtgtttaatttctttctttgttgtgtaACTTTCACCTCCCTCTGTAGGGCGAATCCCCTTCGTTGGTATAAGCCGTTATTTGAGAAGACGACGACTATTACTGTGtccgctgtgtgtgtgtgtgtgtgtgtgtgtgtgtgacagacagacagacagacagacagacagacagacagacagacagacagacagacagacagacagacagacagacagacagacagacagatagatagatagatagatagatagatagatagatagatagatagatagatagatagatagatagatagatagatagatagatagatagatagatagatagatagatagatagatagatagatgagcagagagagagagagaggagcagaGCCTGCTAACCGCACCGTGTGTATAGTGCATGGCGGGGCTCGATCATATAACGGTTCGGAAAGTGAACCATTTGCATGGCCTCGTGTGATTGGTCAGAATCGTGTTATGGCTGACGAAAGCGCCATTCTGACCAATCGCGCTAGGGCAAGTGAACTGGTTCGCTTTTCGAATCGTTATGACATCACGTTCCTGAGCATCGGTCAGCAGCGTGGGGGACGAGAATGGACAGGAGGATGAAATAGACTGCGAGTGCCCGCTGCTGTAGTAGTAACTGAGCACAGAACAATAGA from Dermacentor albipictus isolate Rhodes 1998 colony chromosome 7, USDA_Dalb.pri_finalv2, whole genome shotgun sequence includes the following:
- the LOC135917429 gene encoding retinol dehydrogenase 14-like isoform X1 — its product is MSTSPQQWITGHPPLLAVDRLLFVDARVQHTVLLLLAVILCVFATVVMFKALSRKKRKGELCLDHSHDVSDMRGKTVVVTGGNAGIGFETALELSRLGARVIVAARCPSKGHAACEAIRRLTGNDRVEFALLDVGSLASVRGFAKRLLASERRLDVLVNNAGITAPREKRLTREGIEITLATNYLGPFLLTNLLLDLLKRSGPSRVVNVTSSLYRLGRIPWEQLEAPGGGGASIEYPGVESTYASSKLLLNLFSVQLARQLQGTEVTCNAVHPGVVATTINQKEPGVRHFLWNSFLHTFGTSPRKGARGSVYLASSPGLRDVTGKYFVSCRESSWSRKVLDEETAYEVWCRSAELVRAVLADADSARFPVGMVAQEAASFAGSTQCGYSTILQQSAAV
- the LOC135917429 gene encoding retinol dehydrogenase 14-like isoform X2, coding for MFKALSRKKRKGELCLDHSHDVSDMRGKTVVVTGGNAGIGFETALELSRLGARVIVAARCPSKGHAACEAIRRLTGNDRVEFALLDVGSLASVRGFAKRLLASERRLDVLVNNAGITAPREKRLTREGIEITLATNYLGPFLLTNLLLDLLKRSGPSRVVNVTSSLYRLGRIPWEQLEAPGGGGASIEYPGVESTYASSKLLLNLFSVQLARQLQGTEVTCNAVHPGVVATTINQKEPGVRHFLWNSFLHTFGTSPRKGARGSVYLASSPGLRDVTGKYFVSCRESSWSRKVLDEETAYEVWCRSAELVRAVLADADSARFPVGMVAQEAASFAGSTQCGYSTILQQSAAV